TCAGTATGATAAAACCTTCTGGGACATTTAAAGTCACctgattcatttaaatgtgataTTTCTCTCAGAATAAACTCTTTAATTCCTCCCCGGAGACACAGCCTTCAGCATACAGAGATGAAACAGATTAATTCATGAAGAACGTGACATATTCTAATTGAGTGCAGGCAAGAAAAGGACGGCCGACAGTGCTTCATTATTTAAGGTGGAATTACTACTCTTTTGGGGTGCTCAGCagtctcttttgtttcttgctAGCTCTCGTCCCGGTCGTCCTCCAAAACGGACTCTGGCATTGACCACGATGACTAATGGATCCAGACTCCTCCCACATGCTCTATTAAGCCCTACCCTGCTTACTCAGACAGGTGAGTCCAAATCCCCTGTTCCACCGTTCTTTTAAAGCCCATTGTGGACTGGGTCTGTTCTGGGTCTGCTCGGTTATAGGTGAGGTGGTCTTGTGTCACTCTCTTAGGTCAATGTGGCAGGTGAAGCATCGGTAACTTGGAAACATCACAGGCTGGAACTGAACAAAATGACAGTGATTAGGGCTATAATTAGCAGGTTAATTAGCAGATGTCAGGATGACTGACAGATTGGAGCCTTACTTggagagtgtgcgtgtgtgtttgcgctgcTTCAGGCAAATAGTGTGATGAGTTTCATCATTGTCTTCAAAAACCAAATCTGCTTATACGTTTGATGTATGAGTTGGTCTTAATAAAAAGCCTTCATTTATCAGATTTAACAGATTAATAGAAGGGGaaaattattaacacacacacacacacacacacacacacacacacacacacacacacacacttaaattaAATATTGTACAGGTCAAGTATAAACAAAGGATAAATTTTAAGCAAAGACTCTTTTACAGTGACGTAGTGACGTTAAGTATTATCCCAACATATAATACACATTTACAGCTCAGCTCAGTCTACAGGAATAAAATTAGTCAAACAATAAActttctgtaacagaaaacCATTTCATATGGCAAACTAAGACACAAATGAACTAATGACTCTTTGGTATGAGTGTCTACGATGTCTGTTTTGAATTGTCTCTACCTGAGAAACGCCTTTAGAGAAGAAACATCAACCTGATCTGAAGCCAGTTTGAGTCTCCTGACAATAAATGATCCACTTTTAGAAGCATATACATGAAAAGAATAAAACCTGCAGGGAAGGGTTCGAAGAAATAGAACTTTGTGTTTTCGTTCACATGAGGTTTGTAATGAACCTCAGGGGTGTGGGGGGGCGGCTTCAGGAGTCTCTCGTTTATGCTAATTGGACTAATTGGATTAATTAGAGGAGGCAATTGATTGAGCCAAGTggctgcagggagagagagatggtcCAGAGTTACTGAAAGTCACCAGAGAATGGCTTATGAATTATTGATCAGCGCCACTGTCAGGACATCACCGCCATTTATGAATCTCTATTGAAAAATTCAGACTTGTTGTCTCACCTGGGTGAGGTTGTCTGCAGGTCTCTCTGCAGGTCTGACTGCAGTGGCGATGGCCGAGGCTCTGAAACtgcagaagatgaagatgatgatagGTTTCCACAGTAACAATGATCAGCAGCAACATCACAATGGAGCAGAGCCTGAGAATGTAGACACAGGTATGACATCATCAGTAGGACAACCAGTCAGATTATTGTCTTATTGTCCTAATCTTCTCTCCTGTAGGAGGCAGTGAGGTATGTTGGGAAAACAGTGCCTTCTCCCCAGTTTCTCCCCTAGTATAGCAACATGTGCTGGGAGAGCGTCTCTCCACCTgagctctctgcagcagcacagctcactATTGGCTAACCGATTACTGTTATTTTACTATCATAGAGCCCTATTGTATTCAATCCATTTAGGTCTGACTGATCTTCCATTTATGATTATGCCACACCCCATGATTCCTGTTGGCCTGCCACCTGCcagtgttgccatggcaatgaATCAGATGACTCAGCTGAGTGGTTTGGCAAATATGGCAGGTGTGTCACAGGTGGAAAAGGTGGAAAGAGAAGACAGCAAGGTGAGGCATCATTGATGCTAACACTGGGAGAACTAACATCGGGAAAGCTAAAAAAGCTAATGCTAACAATGATAATGTTAACCCTCAAGGACGAGTCTGCAAAAAAaccctccccctgctcctcccccaGCCATGATGAGCTCCACCCTCAGGAACCATCCAGAGTATCTtcgtcatcctcatcatcacctccacctgcagcagactCACAAGACCTGGGTCAGTACAACAGCAGTAGCTGGGCTGTGTGGTGCCTGTATCATAAGATACCAACAAGGATTAACACATATTCTTTAATTTTTTAGATGGGGacatcacagacagagaaaacagaactaaggtgttaaaacaaaaaggtagagtgtggttctgtttgtgtttacttcaCATTTAACGATTAAGACTTTGTCTGTATGAGAGTAAATCACAGCCCACACAACAAATCAGAACCAAGGAAATGATTCGACTTTGATTCTGATTTCTTATTTATCACAATGGAGGTGAAGCCGAGTCATTGATATGTTTCACGCAGACATGCTCTTAGCCTCTTTCTTCTTGCAGATAGCAGCCTGTTGCCCTGTCCCTTGTTTAAACCACCCTGTGAGAAGCTGCCATTAACTTCTCAGCCAGTGTCAGTCAACCATTCAAATTCTGCCTTGACTCCCGGTCTGTCATCGATGGAGACACTGCTCACCAACATACAGGTACAACATAATCCAAGACTAAAGAGGCCATACCTGATTTCTAAGGGGGTTTCTTGAACCACAACAGTCTGTAGAAAGGATGATGTATGTCTGTCATGGTCAGGGTCTCCTGAAGGTGGCCGTGGACAGCGCTCGGTCCCAGGACAAACAAAACCGTCTGGAGAGGAAGGAGttaaagctggagctggacagagaaAGGGATGTGCGGCAGACTCTACAGAGACAGTTGAACTCTGAACTCCAGAGCAGAGGTGAGACAGGTTCCAATTACAGAGCAAAGGTCAGACAGGTTCACTGCACAGGAGAGGTGAGATAGGTTCCTCCTACAGAGCAGAGGTGAGATaggttcctgctgcagagcagagatgagACAGGTTCCTGCTGCGCAGGAGTGGTGAGTCAGGTTCCAGTTAcagagcagaggggagataagTTCCTGCTACAGAGCAGAGGTGAGTCaggttcctgctgcagagcagaggtaAGACAGGTTCCAGTTACAGAGCAGAGGTCACACAGGTTCGCTGCATAGGAGAGGTGAGATaggttcctgctgcagagcagaggcaAGACaggttcctgctgcagagcagaggcaAGATGGGTTCCTGCTGCACAAGTGTGGTGAGACAGGTCCCAGCTACAGAGCAGAGGTAAGACAGGTActtgcagcagagcagaggagaggcaTAGTTAACTAGTTAAGTCCAACAGGGAACTGATTCATTTAAGTTTAGTTATTGTTTTAGTAAAGTCCCTCTCGTCTTTGTCAGTGTCAATCCAAAAGAGGctaaagaaggagaagaaggcaAAGAGGAAGCTACAGGAGGCGCTGGACTTTGAGTCGAGGCGaagggagcaggtggagcaaGCGCTCCATCGTTGCGACTCTCTCACAGGTGAACACATCTGGCCTTAGTCTGAGCTATGCTGTCTGTCAGCGTAACTAATCAACGCTGCATCTCTTGGTTTTTAGATGCTGCGACTCCTGAGAGTGAACgagaaaacaagcagcaggaaaacacagcaggtCATGGTAATTACCACAGATCACACAGCTTTACCTCAGGCTCAGGAACCATTTCTTGCTTTGTTACCAGTAAaactgatgaaaatgaaaataattacaCATTTAGGCAAACTGTTAGAACAGAAACTCTGAGCTGAGACGAACCAAGCAGCAAAAAgttttgtttgctgtttgtaTGTATAGATGTGATGATAAAAGCAGATGTGTATAGCTGTTTATAAAATTACACCTGAACTGAAACCTGGGACATGGCAGTTTCACCTTAATGTGTTAAAGCTGTGAACCAAgtactgtttgttttcctccagagaACAGAGCGTTCACTAAAGCCCCGCTTCTCTTCTGAGACACTGAACCAGCTGCTCAGGATGAATGGAGACTCTCCGCTGGATTGGATCTCCTGAGACAAAAACACCAGACTTAATATTTAGTGTCCcagccaccgcctcctcctgtttctacTCAACTTTTCATAATAActatattataattaatattttagtataaacaTGGACTCTATGGtgtttctgattggctgaaatgCAAGTTTCCAGTGAAAAGGACGTTTTCTGCTTCACAATCATCTATTTCTTAGCTGTGATGTTTcaaaaacctacagtaaaataATTTTTCACGTTGGGTCATTTCATCCTAAAACAACTTGTTCATTAATCTCCAAATACTTGTccttctttgtctctttcttcgTCAGTTTATTGCCAAACTGGATCTCCTTCTCATTTTtggcttttcccatcaggggtgCTACAGCAAACATTCTTTTCCTATTTCCAAAATGGTTCCATTACTTGAATCTGAAAGAACTCTCACTCTGTTTCAGTGGTTTTGGTGTAAATGTCAAGCTGTGATCCAAAACCAACATTAACTTCAAATTTGTGAGCTACAATAGCTTGTGTGTTGGATCAGACCACACACTGATCCTTTGCCTCCCATGACCCCTCTGTCTGTTAAAATACATACGGAGCACCAGCCCACAAGACCTGCAGTTCTGGAGATGTTGTGACCCAGTCTCCTACACTTGTCAAACTCACTGAAGTCCTTActggagaaaaataaaataatatagttGAAGACCGGTTTCAGTTAATGCTGTGATGTGAATGATGCAAACGCAActttctgctctctgtttttaaaaactGGAACCAAATCCATCCCTGCCTCCCAAGGTCAGGTctaggtgtgtgtttgatggacgAGAATTTGAAGTGTGTCAAGACATTAACCTGTTGTGATTTAACTTCTCTTTTACTGAACTGGGCCAATGGATGtagctgcttcagcttcagatgTGGGTTCACATCACACATCTGAGGACACATGGCGTGTTTCGTCAGACAGCGGGCTTTGATGTGATTGGTCTGCTCTAACCAGATTCTGATCAAAAGAGTGTGACATCAGTGGAGTTGACCAGTCAGCAAGAGCACATCAAAGGGAAAAAATAGTTTGCTTTTACTCAAAAAAaattgatgtttttatatatcTTTGTTCTgctatgtttgttttttatttcaatttgaTAAATATAAAGGatgaattattttattcttcAGATCCAGTTCCGATGGTAAAATTTAAATCTATTATTGGCTTTGAATAGATAAATTGCACTTGAATATCTTCAAATCAATGTGTCAGGCATTATTACTGAAAGTTTAGTTGTCTGTAAACttttctgttaaaaaaaaatagattaaaCTAAATCTAGTTATAAATGTAACCACAAACAGTAAAACTTCATCTTTGATGTTTGTCTTCCTGTGGGCCGGTCCCTGAGTCCTCATTAGCTGCAAAGTAATATCTTGTCGGCACCAGAAAGATCCAGATGTATATTCCTCAGTCCAGCTGTCCATCAACACAAAGAATGAAAATAATTAATCACTTGTTACACCGTTGACAGTAATTTGGAGGTTTAATAAATCCATTTTTTTCCTCAATCGGACTGTTTAACATGTTTAACATCAACAACACTCAGTGTGCTGTCTTAACAAGCTGCTGTTCTAACAAGCCTAATGACTCCATAACAGCACAACCATAACGAGATCAACACGCACTAATTCGTACAAAAACAGATTATTCCCAATTTCATTAGAGTAGACCTGTCCCCAAATTCTCCAGAGGCGGGTCTTGACCCAAAACCAACGTGGGCTATGAACTGTGTCTGATGGATTTACTTTgtccagaggagctgaagacgACACCTGATTGATGCTtcactgcagcaaaaaaaagccaaaaaaaagaGAGCGGAAAAAAACACTCCCATAAGTCCAATCAGTCTACTatctaaatttttaaaaatccaCTTAAAAACCTCGGACACCCAGAGACACGCTTCATGCTTCCAACATATCACGATGCAGTGAAAGGATGAATCCAAACAGCAGTTGAACTGAGCTACTGAGCTTTATTGGTAGGATCTGGTGTTTAACAAGCTACTTGCTACTAAATCCTAATTGATGACGCATGaactgctggaggaaaacagtcAGTTCTAACAGTGACTTTACAgaccaacaataaaaacaccaacatcTAATCAATATTAATCCTTTGCTTCCAAAAGGATGAGTAGGTTTTCAGTATTTGGGCCTCTTCACATCCAccctggaaaacaaaaacataccaTTTACTGAGGGGTTAGGGTCTggtcatcaccaccaccaccatcatcatcatcacactgcTCCCTGGCTGGTTACCAGCCGGTTATGAGTCCACTCACCCGTCAGcctccatcttcttcctcttctcgaTGATCTGAAACAGTCATCTAAGCATCAGTTTCATTCTTTCAAAATATCCATTTACCATGTGTGCGAGCCTCTCCCTCTTACCGCACTGATCTTCTTCCACTGCCGGTCCAGCTCAGCCTTCTCGTTGGTCTCTTTGAAGCGCCGGGTCTTCCTGCCCTCGGACATCTTGATGCCGTACTGGAAGGCtgccctgcagagacaaacgTCAGCGGAAGTTTGCTCACGGCGCGTTAGTGAGAGCTGAGTGGTGAAGGCAGCGTACGTACTTGGGCAGAGCCTCCTTGTTGTTCATGTAGTCTGAATATTCCTCCTGAGTGTCAAAATCCCAACGACCCAAAGGACCCTTTTTATTACCCTGAAACACCACAACATCACATatttcacagcagcagggaaaTGTTATGTTCACTGAAgccttctttttgttttgaaggaccAGAGCAGAGACGCATGATGGGATT
This Betta splendens chromosome 14, fBetSpl5.4, whole genome shotgun sequence DNA region includes the following protein-coding sequences:
- the dacha gene encoding dachshund a, which gives rise to MAGSCSTRLSRTSCPTSDPFFNSELPPRSPRLPTAFLSGESGRVPMSVNGRSGGSTAPLTDCKMVVVHGLEVASFSVNGAELICLPQVFELFLKHWVGGLHTVYTKLKRLHISPVVCTVEQVRVLRGLGAIQPGVNRCKLITRADFETLYRDCTNASSRPGRPPKRTLALTTMTNGSRLLPHALLSPTLLTQTGLSAGLTAVAMAEALKLQKMKMMIGFHSNNDQQQHHNGAEPENVDTGLTDLPFMIMPHPMIPVGLPPASVAMAMNQMTQLSGLANMAGVSQVEKVEREDSKDESAKKPSPCSSPSHDELHPQEPSRVSSSSSSSPPPAADSQDLDGDITDRENRTKVLKQKDSSLLPCPLFKPPCEKLPLTSQPVSVNHSNSALTPGLSSMETLLTNIQGLLKVAVDSARSQDKQNRLERKELKLELDRERDVRQTLQRQLNSELQSRVSIQKRLKKEKKAKRKLQEALDFESRRREQVEQALHRCDSLTDAATPESERENKQQENTAGHENRAFTKAPLLF